A genomic stretch from Elusimicrobiota bacterium includes:
- a CDS encoding PDZ domain-containing protein, with protein sequence MEEDSPAAKGGLQANDVILGFADERVRSAAQLRRLVGETPVGRKVSLQVSRNGQTRSVEVTLEERQARILGRTIRVPEVVVPHIEIPEIQIFGRGPRLGISGDELTDLRERIREIKPHDEPDVLRGTQEEVLGLRDEYVQQM encoded by the coding sequence GTGGAGGAAGACAGCCCGGCGGCCAAGGGCGGCTTGCAGGCGAACGACGTCATCCTGGGGTTTGCCGACGAGCGCGTGCGGAGCGCCGCCCAGTTGCGCCGGCTGGTGGGCGAGACCCCGGTCGGACGCAAGGTGAGCTTGCAAGTGAGCCGGAACGGCCAGACCCGCTCGGTGGAGGTGACGCTGGAGGAGCGGCAGGCCCGCATCCTGGGCCGCACCATCCGCGTGCCCGAGGTGGTGGTCCCGCACATCGAGATTCCGGAGATCCAGATATTCGGCCGGGGCCCCCGGCTGGGGATTTCCGGCGATGAGCTGACCGATCTTAGAGAACGCATAAGAGAAATTAAACCGCACGATGAGCCGGATGTGCTGCGCGGGACGCAGGAAGAAGTATTGGGCCTTCGTGACGAATATGTCCAGCAAATGG